TCCAACAAAGCTCTGCAGTACTTTCACATAATGTATGTACATTATCTCACACTACTTAAAACCATCCAGATGACTTCCTGctatggaacaatctttgtacactgtggaTGTGCACTGCTACCACTGGTTATTAGTAGGgagctgactggcctatagctgggcaggaagagagtGGGTGGAGACCCAGAGTAGGatgacactgggaagaagaagagcagagtctgaggagtcacaagccagatgcagaggaagcagtaTGTGTAGAAAATGATGCTGTGGGGTgatctttctgtatgctgtgaatatgtactcctctcattggttaataagaaaagctgcttgaccaatagacaggcaggataaggttaggtggaACAATCAAACTGAGAACTCAGATGAGGAGCGGGAAAGTCAATagagatgccagccagctgcCGAACAAGCAGGTGACATAGAAAATGAGGGAACAACTGGTCAAATCATCTGTATTGACCCAAACATATAAGTGCAAAATGTGTACCACATGATTCTTATTGAGTGTATCCTGGAAGGCTTCATAGTCTATTGACCTGAGATACAGAAAAGGGTTTCGCTGGAAATGCATTCTGAAACAAATTTGAGAGATgtcaaattaatttatttttattttggtttccttttttttgagagagagagagagagagagagagagagagagagagagagagagagagagagagtctctctgTTTTGTAGCActagctgtcctagagctcacagtgtagactagactggctttgaactctcagtgCTGGCACTAAACTCATGTGCCACTAAACAGGACCAATAGCACATATGTCCATATGTTTTCTCCAAAGTCCTTTAGTTTTAAGATAAGCTGAGAACTAGATGCAATAATCATATAAAGTAGCTTAGAAGCAGATTGGAAAGCAAGGAACATGTCCAGTATCGGCCATAGACCTTCTCATACCCAACTCTCAGCATTTTAGACTCACTAGAAAGTTCTTCATAAAATGATCAGGACATCAGTAGTTTTGGGGAAAAAATCctacactttatttatttgtctttctacTTATACTGAATGAGAGATTTGATATTtggtccttttctttcttaaattatgagagttgatattttatttaatgggTCAAAATATGTAACATACCACAGTTAACTGGAAATTCACAAGATCCAAGGTTACAGATTTATTTGGTGAGAAGCAATTGCCATGTATTTTTAActatttgagatttatttttctcacccatctaataaatatttcctttatgttGGGTAGCAATCATTTGAACTTACTTAGGCAAAATgggcaacatttttcttttttcttaattgaatAGATTTTAGATGTAGTGTTGGTTGTTCCTAAATGTTACTTAAATCACTTGATGAATCAAATAAAGTTACTtccattttcatgaaaaaaaaaaagaaaagaaaatgagggaacAAGCCttgagccatgtggcaaaacataaatagaaatatgttaatttaaatgtaagagttagctagtaataagcctgagctattggttgagcattaataattaatataagcctctgagagATTATTTAGAAGCAGCCTTGGGACAGGGTGGGACATAGAAACCTCTGATtacaaaatgaggtaacaagccatgagccacagcggagcatttataattaatattaagtctctgtgtggttatttgggagcaggctggtgggacagagctAACTGGTGGTCCAATGAAAAACTCTACCTACAACTTACAATGTCTTAACATTATATAGTTATATCATTATtgctatatttatattataatttatctTAACATTAACTTTATACTTCAGAAGTATCTTTAGCTGTCAGAAATCATtagtcacaagaaaaaaaaaaaaaacctaaaaattttAATCATGATTTGGTTTATACATAACACTGATCATATTTCTGAAACAAGTACAGTGTAATAGGTGTTAGGGATATGACTTAGTGGTAGGAcatttgcctagcacacacaaggtcctaggttcaatctctgGTATCATACCAAAAAGAACttacaaaacaaatttaagcCACGTGTGGTAATACCAACACTTGAGAGAGATGAGATAGGATGATAGAAGTTCAAGATTATCATCAGTTGCATGGTGAATGTAAGGCCACTGTTTTTGaaactgtctctaaaataaataaattaaaaaaaatgcattatgACTTAGAGAGGAGCATGtcaatctcatttttttcttaatcattataATGGGAAAAAAGGGGAATTTTTTAACTCCGAATAAATGTTTTCaatagtattttaaagtttttattacattaaaaattttaattgtgtgtgccctggcacatgtgtgtggaagtgaGAGTACAGTGTgcgagagttggttctctccttccatcatgtcaGTCCTGGAGATGAAACTCAATCAAGCCTGGCATcaggagccatctcactggccgaCTAAGTACCATTCTAAAGTAAAAGCTATCAAAaagattttcaaaatacttttatgtatatatataatgtatgtatatgtagatgtatatatatgcatatagctTTCTAGTTCACATGTATTCTATTATTTCACAATAATTTTATAAGTCAAAGAATAAGAACTACATGCTACATTCTTCATTTATTAAGATGTGCTGTAATAGTTTGGGAACAAAATATATTcatcttcataaaaaaaaatacctttcatCCCAGTTTTCATTCCACTCAAACCTTGTTGGGTTACAGGACGATCAGCAACTTTGATCTGAGATGACAAAACTCCACCAGTCCCTAAGGGACCGCCTCGAGAACCTGGTCTTGCTGTTGCTGGTGGCATCTAAATGACAAGCAAAATTTGACTTTTAttaaactaggaaaaaaaaaagtacatatatATCTACTAACATAAGATTATAAAGagaatttttctaaaaattaaaactctATGCAATTTATAAGTTCAAGGCCTATTTGAACtacaaaccaaaagaagaaaaaaaaccctaaaaaataaaaaagtagggcCAGTTAGATGAGGTTGCTTACTGACAAACCTTATGATCTAAGTTAGATTCCTGGGCCCCACACAGAAGAGAACTGCCTCCCACTGGTTTTCTTCTGACTTTCTCATGGGTACCACAGCATGTGCTCCCCACTTTCCCAcccagataaataaatgtaagaaaaaatctcaaagtatcattatttctCCGTAATGATGTGacagttgcttttctcctttatAGAATCtggtgttttaaatattattatagtgagtatatattttcttaaaaattaggaaaaaaattttcattttgaaaaaaaaaagcactattaCATATCCTGAGGAAAGTCCACAACTTTCTTCTTGTCAACTATACAGCACATAAGTCATGGGAAATTTTAAAAGGCAATGTAAAACCATTCCAAAATCCCTTTGTATCTTGTAtcttttttatcctttttcttttatttctctctctgccaagAACTAACGTACAGTAGAAGATTAAATATGGGGTAAAAATAATAGACTATTAAATTTTTTgccatttacttttttgtttttatttctgttagcTGGTAGCCTTTAACACTATCAAACAACCCAGTTTTTAAGTGACTCAGAGAATTACTTGCAAACTATTTAGCTACATTGCCAACATCAGTACACATTCCAGAGAAACAGTGGCAATTCAAATAAAAGTTGAGGGTTACCCACAGTGGTTTCTTGGAGAGACTGAGAAGTCTTTGCTTTGGTAACTTTCTAAAcaattctttcttctgctttatgCAGGCAGACTTAGGAAAACTACTTAAATCACCTGTACTTCTCATTTACCAGATGAAGTATAAAGTGTGAGTACATGTATTCATTTGGAAGAATATTCAAAAATGAATTACTGAAAGAGACAAAAAATAGAGTATTACCCTGATTTTAAATCTGAccacaacatacatacacatatgtgtttttgtgtctgtAAATGCACAGAAAAGTCTTATAAGATACATACCAATGCCCAGAATAGGCAGAAGCTCTCAAAATCAGCCACTGTTTGTATTACAGTGAATATCATTCACTTTAAAACCATAGACATCACACAGGTAAAGTGCATGGCAGATAGGAGTTGGCCAATAATGTCAGATTACTTTTGCAAATATTTAATTAACAAGCATCAAAAGAATCAATTATTAATagaacaagagaaaaatcatTTCCATCTTAGGTTATAGAGATATAATACTATTATCTGAAACTCTAGGAAAATCATACAAGTTTAAGAAAGTATGACTATCATttattcccttaaaaaaaaaaaagtgctgtccTTTAAACACAGGACTCAGTAGTACACTTCTTCTACAATTGGCCTATTGTTGGAGCTTGAATAGCAGCACTATGTACTTTCTCAGTTACTCAAAACCATATGTATGAATAACAGAAAATACTATATCAGAGAAAAGGgttttgctgttatttgttttttgagacacctATTGCTACTGTTGCAGACTGGTCTGGGTAGGATCTTGCTATTACCCCAGGCTGACTTGGAAATATGTAGCCCaatctggctttgaattcatggttctactgcttctgcctccagagggctaggattacagggatGCCACCATTCCTAGCCTACAGTTTCATTTCTATCAACATGTAAATGTGTATTACTGTGTTAAATTGATAttatattgcttttttaaaataatatactaCAAAAAAGTTTtctcaaatataatttaaaataattttaataatagcCAGACACATTTTTAatagcagacttttttttttttttttttttttttttttggttttttgagatagggtttctctgtggctttggaggctgtcctggaactagctcttgtagaccaggctggtctcgaactcacagatatccgcctgcctctgcctcccgagtgctgtgattaaaggcatgcgccacaaacGTCCGGCCTTAATAGCAGACCATTTGTAATAACAGACATAATttatttaagatttgtttatggggtagaaagatggctcagtggttaagagcaattgttgctcttccagaagactgccAATTCCTTCCCCAGGACTATATGAGAGGCTCACAACTATAGCTGGAAGAAatcagacaccttcttctggcctccattggtgTATGGAGGCCACTACACTTACATGCACAGGCCCATAGTCACAAATGCCTATagacacagaattaaaaataaagctttaaaaatgcttaaaatgagagcggtggtggcgcacgcctttaatcccaacattcgggaggcagaggcagttggatctctgtgagtttgaggccagcctggtttacaaagctacaaagagaacccctgtcttgaaaccaccccccaaaataaataaaataaaaatgtttaaaatgtcatTCAATCTGttccaatttttattattataataatgaaaatataataaccTCTGCAGTTACAATTTTTTCTTAGAATGATCACTTTATAAACTTTGTACTTTTTCAAATATGGTATTTCTCTTACTGACTATGCTGACATGCCATTATCTTAATAGTTactaaatattttttctcattttctgtgaTAATCAAAATAATTTCACTTATACCATTCACATATTTATATTTGGCTATTATTATgcctttcctcctttttgtttttaccatTCAGAAAGATTTTGAGCCCAATTTTATAATGCTATTATGCTATTATTCCCCAgtatccccccccaaaaaaaactaccTCATGGAGTGTACTTGAACATGAGTTTATAGCTTTAATCTAGAAGAAACTCACACAAATtagtaaaatttgttttttcattttaaaattctgaatactggactgggcagtggtggctcacacctttaatctcagcaccttcaggaggcagaggcagatggatctggtctacagagtgagttccaggacagccagagctacacagagaaccctgtctcaaaaaaaaaaaaaaaacaagaaaagattcTGAATAATAatgtgtgtggtggcacaatCTGTAATCATAGCTAGCCCTAAGACGACTGAGGCAATAaagttgtgagttcaagactagcccaAGCTATATTAGGAAGATTTGTCTCAATTTTTTACATGTACAAAAAACCATTCTCGCTTGTCATTTCGTTTTTTATGGTACTTTAAATTTTGTAagttcaaatataaaaattaaaaatattttcaagtactTGGTTTTTCTACCATTATTAGAAAGTCCTCAGACTTTATcaagtttatattaattatatattttttttcctccaccaGTTATAAACTCTCTAAAATACCAAGTCTCTACACTCTTTACAAGTCTCATAAATGACGAGGGACAAAAAACTTGCTTTAAGAAGTAATTTATTAGGTTTGGGGCAAGGTCTCAAGAGTATTCTATGTATTTTTCAACTAAACTGAAAAGCCTCATTACTAAaaaaattcttagaaaaaaattgaagagcgCATGCGTGCGCTGGCTCGCGCCTTTTTCCTCTCTGGCCGGCTAAAGGCAAAATGGGCCACCAGCAGCTCTACTGGAGTCACCCGCGCGGAAGTTCGTTAGTTCGAAAGTTCGGCCAGGGCCCTGGCTCTTGCCATATCTGCTCTAACTGCCACGGTCTAATCCGAAAATACGGGCTGAACATGTGCCGTCAGTACTCGAAGGACATCGGCTTCATCAAGTTGGACTAAGCAACCTTGAATGGATTATTCAAGACTGTCTACCCAGAGAAATAGATCATGCTAGTCTTtgtacacaaagaataaaaaaatggagacctTCAAAAAAAATTCTTACAAATGCTTGGATCTGGTTTTAATCtattttatctcatttgtttCTTACTCTAAAACACTACAATTTTAACTATAATAATAGCTTTACCTTGCCTAATAAATACAaggccctgtgtttgatcccGGCACCACAAAAAGTAAATGGTGACCCATTTTGCCTTCAGCCGGCCAGAGAGGAAAAACGAGCGAGCCAGCGCACGCATGcgctcttcaatttttttctaagaatttttTTAGTAATGAGGTTTTTCAGTTTAGTTGAAAAATACATAGAATACTCTTGAGACCTTGCCCCAAACCTAATTACTGcagctttaaaatatatttatgggaACCACTAAACATAATTCCTTGATTATGGTCTTATTCTCTTCCACAttgtatttttacatattttaaaccatttttcATACAATTAATATTGTTTACAGAATAAaggaacaacaaaataaaatctgtcATTGCATAGATTCCCAACTTACTGCAGTTGCCACTCGAACATTTCCAGATGGGGGTCTTATTCCAGAAGGAGGCCTTCCTGCTAACCCTATTCCACCCCGAGAAATAGGGCGAGGGCCTGAAGATTTGTGGTTACTGGCCATTGTTCACTTTAATCACTGtttggaaacaaaaatataattcatttttttctttgaggtctcatacaccAAAATACTAGTAACTTGTTACACCCTTCCTTCAAATACTTAGTTCATAATGAGTTTTCATTCCCAAATACTACAAGGCTAAATTGGCTTtaattttattcacattttacTTTAATATTCTACTTAAACTATGGGATTGGGGCTAGTgaaatggctcattgggtaaaagcacttgtcatgtAAGCCTGGAGacatgagttccatccctggaaacCTCGTAAAGTTGGAAGAAGAGACTGACTCTACAAACTCCCCCATGTACACTGTAGTATGAACATCCACCACCACAATGCATCATGCACTTACACATACAATAATGgtaaatgattaaaatatgtaAGCAAACAAGGAATAAATGAGATTACAATATTCCTTCCTCAATTTCCCATCTCAGCAAAGGCAAGGCACTCTAATTCTTTCTTGTTGGTGTATATGATCCTTAATCATGTTTCTATCTGTTCCTATCACTCTCAGCAAATAACTCAATTTCCTAGTAATCTGAGAAAACTAAGATATAAATTCTATCACCTTTAGAGCATACAAACCAAGCTAGCCCATCCTGCTCTCCAGTATCAATAGCCACCCCGTCTCATTGAAAACTAAACTCTATTCTGATATGCCCTCTTCAACTCACCATGTATTATAGTCACATCTCCCTTGAGACATTATCTCCACTGCACTGCTGCAGCAATCTTTACAATTTACTTCTTTCACTCTATTGTCAAGTCCAATTTTTTTCCCAACCACAGAAACTAATTTATTTGTCCTGCAAACTCCTCTAACCTGTACACAAAGTCTTCCTTATGGAATCAGGCTGTGTAGAGTAGCTGATTTCCACTACCTCCTagatttctgctactccatttaaATGCCCTCTGTCAATATTACAGGGATATAAATGTCATTTTTGACATTTGTGAAATCATCAGCATGACACCAGTTCTCTTTACAGGCTCCTTCATCCTCTCTCTACTTGCCTGTATACAGCAGCATTGCACACAATGCCATCCAGTCTTGTTTTCttatacccacattcagggttttAGCAAACAATGAGCTAAGGATGCACGACTCCTTATCTCCTTGATACTCTTAACatcatatttttatatacaaaacTTAATTTCTCCACTCACAGTTAATGAAAATCTATCATTTTCCTTGGTATTACCTTCTACTCATACAAGTCAGAAACTTAGCACTtgatttctcctctttctctcactTCCAATAGCCTAGTGGTTTAATTCCTTCAAATGCTGAACACGTACTTCCCTCTCTATTTTTTTACAGGCCTGGCAGCCAGTTTAGGACCTCACTAACTCAAGTAGGTTATCGTATCAGCCTCTTAACGAATCTCCTTGTCTAATATATTGTTCATGTTGGCTTTTCAAGAATTCTTCCATGACTACTCTAGACCACCTCCACCTTCTTAGGGGTTCCTGgggtatatatagatatatgcataCACTACCATACATCCTGCATAACTCTGCCCAGTACCTATCACAGTAAGTGAAAGAATCTGCTTAGGTACTCCTTTCCTTTGAGAACAAGAGACAGCTCATATCTTTAAATCCAAGCATATGTCTCAGTGGCAGGCAGAAACTATGTTTTTGTATCTCTTAATCTCTTCCTATACAGAGGCATCCCAATTACAAACAT
This DNA window, taken from Cricetulus griseus strain 17A/GY chromosome 2, alternate assembly CriGri-PICRH-1.0, whole genome shotgun sequence, encodes the following:
- the LOC100765721 gene encoding 40S ribosomal protein S29-like — translated: MGHQQLYWSHPRGSSLVRKFGQGPGSCHICSNCHGLIRKYGLNMCRQYSKDIGFIKLD